From Juglans regia cultivar Chandler chromosome 6, Walnut 2.0, whole genome shotgun sequence, the proteins below share one genomic window:
- the LOC108979713 gene encoding uncharacterized protein LOC108979713, translated as MALEWVVLGYAAAAEAVMLLLLTLPALDPLRKGLLSVTKALLRPFLSIVPFCVFLLLDIYWKYETRPTCGSPGACTPSESLRHQKSITKSQRNGILIASALLLYWVLYSVTNLVGRVEELKYRVQKLKDSNE; from the coding sequence ATGGCTCTAGAATGGGTTGTGCTAGGCTACGCGGCAGCCGCAGAGGCCGTAATGCTTCTCTTGTTGACCCTCCCAGCACTCGACCCTCTCCGCAAGGGTCTTCTGTCCGTCACCAAAGCCCTTCTCAGACCTTTCCTCTCGATCGTCCCGTTCTGCGTCTTCTTGCTCTTGGACATCTACTGGAAGTACGAGACGAGACCTACGTGCGGCTCTCCCGGCGCCTGCACTCCTTCGGAGTCTCTTCGGCACCAAAAGTCCATCACGAAGAGCCAGAGGAATGGGATCTTGATTGCTTCGGCGTTGTTGCTCTACTGGGTTTTGTACTCGGTGACGAATCTCGTTGGTCGGGTCGAGGAGTTG